The Bacillaceae bacterium IKA-2 DNA window CAACTAGATGTAGAATCCTAGTGGCGCAGAATCTGCATTATGAAATTCATTCTATTAAACAAAGAAAAAAGAGGTAACCCTATAGGGTTACCTCAAGCTTTAGCATGTTTATTCATTTGTTGTATCGCTGCTTTTTCTAGCCTTGAAACTTGTGCTTGTGAAATACCAATTTCATCAGCAACTTCCATTTGCGTTTTACCCTGGAAAAACCGCATCGTCAAGATCATTTTCTCTCTCTCGTTTAAACGTACCATTGCTTCTTTTAAAGCAATTTCTTCCACCCATTGAATATCTTTATGCTTGTCATCACTAATTTGATCCATTACATAAATTGGATCACCACCATCATTATAAATTGGTTCAAATAATGACACTGGATCTTGAATTGCATCAAGGGCAAATACAATATCTTCCTTAGGAACATTTAACACTTTAGCAATTTCTTGAATTGTTGGCTCACGATCACGCTTTTTTTCACTCATTAAAGAGTCTCTAACTTGTAATGCTTTGTATGCAATATCTCTTAAAGAC harbors:
- the sigG gene encoding RNA polymerase sporulation sigma factor SigG, producing MTRNKVEICGVDTAKLPVLTNKEMRQLFEELQSGREISAREKLISGNLRLVLSVIQRFNNRGEYVDDLFQVGCIGLMKSIDNFDLGQNVKFSTYAVPMIIGEIRRYLRDNNPIRVSRSLRDIAYKALQVRDSLMSEKKRDREPTIQEIAKVLNVPKEDIVFALDAIQDPVSLFEPIYNDGGDPIYVMDQISDDKHKDIQWVEEIALKEAMVRLNEREKMILTMRFFQGKTQMEVADEIGISQAQVSRLEKAAIQQMNKHAKA